A genomic segment from Oncorhynchus clarkii lewisi isolate Uvic-CL-2024 chromosome 12, UVic_Ocla_1.0, whole genome shotgun sequence encodes:
- the LOC139422880 gene encoding sushi domain-containing protein 2-like, producing MGRASYLAVIFICFVSSSRISGQSCEGKCGGKLESCSCHATCVSLDNCCADCGEYCVDVTPYSGSIFGGTDFIVLKATFNESSQIICRFNDEIKTVGYVDTDSRGHCISPLLYETGLVPFQISTDNGTTFSRHGAWLSVHPGKLDPSFKATIINATQWQYYGTPKVGGPLDMTWNTSQVRAEKVNIELWGYMEKGDPYSESWQGKWEYLYSLGRDQPNSGAFRFVPKTAGKPFSDWEVGCLRISPSTHPDGTWNVQAVWTEDHALAWHLEDKFRQDSAVWALDKCKAWDQLEETLPDFLSEIIDCPCTLAQARADTGRFHTDYGCDMEKGSVCTYHPGSVHCVRAIQASPKFAAGQQCCYDHTGAQVLTDDSIGGSTPDRAHDWGSPPFVKPPRVPGFSHWLYDVLSFYYCCLWSDNCHYYFKRRPSSDCRTYQVPKAGVVFGDPHFITFDGVSYSFNGKGEYTIIVSESKELTIQGRTEPVILTNGSMVKATKLSAVAMREGTSDIIEVRLGNPQDHLQVLQNQTSLSFSEQSWMDLKGVFVFSPNPTNVTVMFPSGAGVELRLRGGTMTTTVLLPEVFKDFTRGLLGKMNGDPKDDLVTSDGQTESDQGNAEGLFNFGASWAILNESTLFTYDSEHLLNSYLHAPKHDASFRPVFSIPEDPNDPLGSQASELCSGEGSLYCRYDTLMARSLEMGNATRVSFQSHRSVVEDLEPVVSCGWLSPPTNGKKEGTRYLQGAVVKLSCDSGYVLWGSEEHTCLGTGQWSGETTTCVADNLRGIVVGSVIGALALILMIVTLIINSRQHKRETAASAVSDDGQDQIRVVF from the exons ATGGGAAGAGCCTCTTACTTGGCTGTGATTTTCATCTGTTTTGTTTCCAGTAGCAGGATATCTG GACAGTCATGTGAAGGAAAATGTGGTGGCAAATTAGAATCCTGTTCTTGCCATGCCACTTGTGTATCCCTCGATAACTGCTGTGCGGACTGTGGGGAGTACTGTGTCGATGTCACTCCATATTCCGGATCAATATTTGGTGgaactgactttattgtcctcaaagcaactTTTAATGAGAGCTCCCAAATAATCTGCAG GTTCAATGATGAAATCAAAACGGTGGGCTATGTGGACACAGACAGCAGAGGCCACTGCATATCACCTCTACTGTATGAAACAGGGTTGGTTCCTTTTCAGATCTCTACAGACAATGGTACAACCTTCAGCAGACATGGAGCTTGGTTATCAG TCCATCCTGGAAAGTTAGATCCCAGTTTCAAAGCTACTATAATCAACGCAACCCAGTGGCAGTACTACGGCACCCCAAAAGTTGGAGGCCCGTTGGACATGACATGGAACACCTCACAGGTCAGAGCAGAAAAGGTCAACATAGAGCTCTGGGGATACATGGAGAAAG GGGATCCCTACTCAGAGTCCTGGCAGGGTAAATGGGAGTACCTGTACTCTCTTGGGAGGGACCAGCCTAACAGTGGTGCCTTCAGATTTGTGCCCAAGACAGCAGGGAAGCCCTTCTCAGACTGGGAGGTCGGCTGTCTACGCATCAGCCCCAGTACTCACCCAGATGGAACATG GAATGTCCAGGCAGTGTggacagaggaccatgctctagcCTGGCATCTGGAGGACAAGTTCAGGCAGGACTCAGCCGTCTGGGCACTGGATAAGTGTAAAGCCTGGGACCAGCTGGAGGAGACACTGCCAGACTTCCTCTCTGAAATTATTGACTGTCCATGCACACTGGCTCAGGCTAGAGCAGACACTGGGAGGTTTCAT ACAGATTATGGCTGTGATATggagaaggggagtgtgtgtACCTACCACCCAGGAAGTGTGCACTGTGTGCGGGCCATACAAGCCAG CCCCAAGTTTGCAGCAGGACAGCAGTGTTGCTATGACCACACGGGGGCCCAGGTTTTGACAGATGACTCCATTGGCGGGAGTACCCCAGACAGAGCCCATGACTGGGGCTCACCCCCATTTGTAAAGCCCCCCAGAGTCCCTGGGTTCTCCCACTGGCTCTACGACGTCCTCAGCTTCTACTACTGCTGCCTGTGGTCTGACAACTGTCACTACTACTTCAAACGCAGACCCTCCAGTGACTGCAGGACCTACCAAGTACCAAAAGCAG GTGTGGTGTTTGGAGACCCCCACTTCATAACATTTGATGGCGTCAGTTACTCCTTCAATGGAAAGGGGGAATACACCATTATAGTCTCAGAAAGCAAGGAACTGACAATACAGGGCAGAACAGAGCCGGTAATACTGACAAATG GCAGCATGGTGAAAGCAACAAAGCTGTCAGCGGTTGCCATGAGAGAGGGGACCTCTGACATCATTGAGGTGCGACTCGGAAACCCTCAAGACCACCTACAGGTGCTGCAGAACCaaacctccctctccttctctgagCAGAGCTGGATGGATCTGAAGG GTGTGTTTGTATTTTCGCCCAACCCTACAAATGTGACTGTCATGTTCCCCTCTGGAGCTGGAGTGGAACTGAGACTGAGAGGGGGAACCATGACAACCACAGTGCTTCTACCAGAGGTGTTTAAGGATTTTACCCGTGGACTGTTAGGAAAGATGAACGGTGATCCCAAAGATGACCTGGTTACCAGTGATGGTCAGACTGAGTCTGATCAAGGCAATGCAGAGGGGCTGTTTAATTTCGGGGCAAGCT GGGCTATATTGAACGAGTCCACGCTCTTCACGTACGATTCGGAACACTTGTTGAACTCATATCTCCATGCTCCAAAACACGACGCCAGTTTCCGTCCAGTGTTTTCCATCCCTGAGGATCCAAATGATCCTCTCGGCAGCCAAGCCTCTGAGCTGTGCTCTGGAGAGGGCTCTCTGTACTGTAG GTATGATACGCTGATGGCTCGTAGTCTGGAGATGGGCAACGCCACCAGGGTATCTTTTCAGAGCCACAGGTCTGTAGTGGAGGATCTAGAGCCAG TGGTGTCCTGTGGCTGGCTTTCTCCACCCACAAATGGAAAGAAGGAGGGGACCAGATATTTACAGGGAGCTGTGGTGAAGCTGTCCTGTGACTCTGGCTATGTCCTCTGGGGGTCAGAGGAGCACACATGCCTGGGGACTGGTCAATGGTCTGGTGAAACCACGACCTGCGTGGCTG ATAATCTCAGGGGAATTGTGGTTGGTTCAGTTATTGGAGCACTAGCATTAATCCTAATGATAGTAACACTCATAATCAACAGCAGACAACATAAAAG AGAAACTGCAGCATCTGCTGTGTCAGATGATGGTCAAGATCAGATCAGGGTGGTTTTCTAA